A genomic stretch from Chitinophaga agri includes:
- a CDS encoding SDR family oxidoreductase, producing MFLCITKVTNLKAKNMILITGATGNLGKATISSLLSRGVSPNDITALVRDETRAAELRSKGLQIKIGDYQDFGSLKSAFQDVDKLLLISSSSDIDKRFEQHKNAINAARETGVGHIIYTSFDMKNLQQSLMGEDVRYHAYTADYLKKTAIPYTLMDNTMYADMIPLLSGKDILNKGISIPAGDGKTPFLPIAEMAEAIAVVLTTPGHEHKEYVIAAETAYSFADIADLLSDITGETITYHQPEVSSYISWLIQTGVSEDDAAYISRFCVAIAKGEFDTNKSDVKQLLGRSPVGLKDFLQKIYS from the coding sequence ATGTTTCTTTGCATAACAAAAGTAACTAATCTTAAAGCAAAAAATATGATTTTGATAACCGGCGCAACGGGGAATTTAGGTAAGGCCACCATTAGTTCGTTACTGAGCAGGGGTGTATCCCCAAACGATATTACTGCATTGGTGAGAGATGAAACCAGGGCAGCAGAATTAAGATCGAAAGGACTTCAGATAAAAATTGGAGACTATCAGGATTTTGGTTCTTTAAAAAGTGCGTTCCAGGACGTCGATAAGCTGCTGCTTATCTCATCTTCATCAGATATAGACAAAAGGTTTGAGCAGCACAAAAATGCGATCAATGCAGCCAGGGAAACTGGTGTTGGGCATATTATCTATACGAGCTTTGATATGAAAAATTTACAGCAAAGTTTAATGGGTGAGGATGTTCGATATCATGCATACACAGCTGACTATCTAAAGAAAACAGCTATTCCCTATACGTTAATGGATAATACCATGTATGCTGACATGATTCCCTTGTTATCTGGAAAGGATATATTAAATAAAGGTATTTCCATTCCAGCCGGAGACGGCAAAACTCCCTTTTTGCCAATAGCAGAAATGGCTGAAGCGATAGCTGTTGTACTGACAACTCCGGGACATGAGCATAAAGAATATGTCATCGCTGCAGAAACCGCTTACTCGTTCGCAGATATTGCTGACCTGCTATCAGATATCACCGGGGAAACAATAACTTATCACCAACCAGAGGTAAGTTCATATATCTCATGGCTTATCCAGACCGGTGTTTCTGAAGATGATGCAGCGTATATCTCAAGGTTCTGTGTAGCGATTGCTAAAGGAGAATTTGATACCAATAAAAGTGATGTGAAACAACTGCTAGGCAGGAGTCCGGTCGGTTTAAAAGATTTTTTGCAAAAAATATACAGTTAA
- a CDS encoding winged helix-turn-helix transcriptional regulator: MGNNSDHTDCGVTATIALFGGRWKSTILHVLSKNTRRFGEIQVRIPSISKKVLTEQLRELEADGLISRKEYKELPPRVEYALTDFGKSLCPLLIDIAAWKRKSIK, from the coding sequence ATGGGAAATAACTCAGACCATACTGACTGTGGTGTTACAGCAACGATAGCCCTCTTTGGAGGGCGGTGGAAGTCGACCATTTTACATGTGCTTTCCAAAAATACCAGACGTTTTGGCGAAATCCAGGTCAGGATACCTTCTATTTCAAAAAAGGTGTTAACTGAGCAGCTGAGAGAACTTGAAGCTGATGGCTTGATCAGCAGAAAAGAATACAAGGAGCTTCCTCCCCGGGTAGAGTATGCACTCACTGATTTTGGAAAAAGCCTGTGTCCTTTATTAATTGATATTGCAGCTTGGAAAAGAAAAAGTATCAAATAA
- a CDS encoding FAD-dependent monooxygenase has product MKKQVLISGASFAGLTLAYWLNKFGFKVTIVELGKDLRTAGSPIDVRGDALGIAREMGIYNEIKANEFVHTDEIVDAEDQTLAKFAINTLPEYLGDIEIHRGDLVKILYEAIPKDEVAIIFGNSISGIRQQEDHVEVSFEKGESKVYDLVFGADGTHSAVRKLVFGPEEGFKKFLGVYFAFAAADHIQTGRPKSTGIVYRELGKQAVIFQFKDAANAILIFRAPKLDWNYRDREQPRQILRDYFGGNTHWKIPDILDAMVDADDLYFDEACQIKMPSWTKGRIALIGDAAYAPSFFTGMGTSLAMQGATLLAKLLHETGDHQTAFIKYNEAFKPFVDSVQARVDQSLKVQLPETEEELKASIKAWTSEHQQVS; this is encoded by the coding sequence ATGAAAAAACAAGTTTTAATATCAGGAGCCAGCTTTGCAGGCTTAACACTGGCTTACTGGTTAAACAAGTTTGGTTTTAAGGTAACCATAGTTGAATTAGGAAAGGACCTGAGAACCGCGGGTTCACCCATCGATGTGCGTGGTGACGCTTTAGGGATAGCCAGGGAAATGGGTATCTATAACGAGATTAAAGCCAATGAATTCGTACATACAGATGAGATTGTAGATGCCGAAGATCAAACATTGGCAAAGTTTGCCATTAACACATTACCGGAATATTTGGGTGATATCGAGATTCACCGTGGCGACCTGGTTAAGATCCTGTACGAGGCAATCCCAAAAGATGAAGTAGCGATCATTTTTGGCAATAGTATATCTGGTATAAGGCAGCAGGAGGATCATGTGGAAGTGTCATTCGAGAAAGGCGAAAGCAAGGTGTACGATCTTGTATTTGGCGCTGATGGCACGCATTCTGCAGTCAGAAAACTCGTCTTTGGGCCAGAAGAAGGCTTTAAGAAGTTCCTGGGGGTGTATTTTGCATTTGCAGCGGCTGATCATATTCAGACAGGCCGCCCCAAATCTACAGGTATTGTGTATCGTGAGTTGGGTAAACAGGCGGTGATCTTTCAGTTTAAAGATGCGGCGAACGCCATACTTATATTTCGCGCACCTAAACTGGATTGGAACTACCGGGATCGTGAGCAGCCCAGGCAGATTTTAAGGGATTATTTCGGCGGTAACACCCATTGGAAAATTCCGGATATTCTGGATGCCATGGTTGATGCTGATGACCTGTATTTTGATGAAGCCTGCCAGATCAAAATGCCGTCCTGGACAAAGGGGCGTATAGCGTTGATTGGCGATGCGGCCTATGCCCCGAGCTTCTTCACTGGAATGGGTACCAGCCTGGCTATGCAAGGTGCAACGCTGTTAGCTAAACTGCTTCACGAGACAGGCGATCATCAAACCGCCTTTATCAAATATAACGAAGCATTCAAACCTTTTGTAGATAGTGTTCAGGCACGTGTTGATCAATCGCTGAAAGTCCAGCTACCTGAAACCGAGGAAGAGCTAAAAGCCTCTATCAAAGCCTGGACTAGTGAGCACCAACAGGTATCCTGA
- a CDS encoding helix-turn-helix domain-containing protein yields the protein MKVRTSSNGNSDMQQFTNKLGLSLENVLQYFQVIFFKGFTFLPDMAMHFGSFIVTDDFTRVTGQSDITDGIGIVFYNIFQANADNETNKRKPTGPMEPPYVRIFPYTISQTLHFKKDSCVSHVSISISAEYLRNFLQEEAEHFDYLFNCANNFWIEELMTDDILRTVNEIVRKEEPGAMKSFYYKMKAMELLFYLFESLKKRGNATGIKLNGKEIKAIYQVRDKIVSSLSQPCTIAELKQIAGMNELKLRKIFTQVFGMGIYDYYQNLRMKEAARLLREDDLSVSEAGYQMGFENLGHFTKVFEKHIGKKPKKYLQSFKTTGS from the coding sequence ATGAAAGTTCGGACCAGTAGTAACGGTAACAGTGACATGCAGCAGTTTACGAATAAGCTGGGATTGTCCTTGGAAAATGTGTTGCAATATTTCCAGGTCATTTTCTTCAAGGGCTTCACTTTTTTGCCCGATATGGCTATGCACTTCGGCTCGTTCATTGTGACGGATGATTTCACACGGGTAACCGGCCAGTCTGATATAACTGATGGTATTGGTATTGTATTTTATAATATCTTCCAGGCTAATGCGGATAACGAAACCAATAAGCGAAAGCCCACTGGTCCCATGGAGCCGCCCTATGTACGGATCTTTCCTTATACAATTAGTCAAACCCTGCATTTTAAAAAAGACTCGTGCGTATCGCATGTGTCTATCAGTATCAGTGCCGAATATCTCCGGAACTTCTTACAGGAGGAAGCTGAGCACTTCGATTACCTTTTTAATTGCGCAAACAATTTTTGGATAGAGGAACTGATGACCGATGACATCTTGCGTACGGTAAATGAAATCGTGAGAAAGGAGGAGCCGGGCGCTATGAAAAGTTTCTATTACAAGATGAAAGCAATGGAATTACTTTTCTACCTTTTTGAAAGTTTGAAAAAACGCGGGAATGCTACTGGCATTAAACTAAATGGAAAGGAGATCAAGGCGATTTACCAGGTTCGGGACAAAATTGTTTCGTCATTAAGCCAGCCCTGTACTATTGCGGAATTGAAGCAAATTGCCGGTATGAACGAACTTAAACTCCGCAAGATCTTTACGCAGGTTTTTGGCATGGGTATCTACGATTACTATCAAAATTTACGTATGAAGGAAGCCGCAAGGCTATTGCGTGAAGACGATCTGTCAGTATCCGAAGCAGGTTATCAAATGGGATTTGAGAATCTTGGTCATTTCACGAAAGTGTTTGAAAAGCATATTGGCAAGAAGCCAAAAAAGTATCTTCAAAGTTTTAAGACCACCGGTTCTTAG